Part of the Elusimicrobiota bacterium genome is shown below.
GGCAAACCGGCCTCGGCGCTCACCTGGGACGAGGCCGTCTCTCTAACGGCGGTACTCCCCAGCCCCCGCCGCCACGCGGCCAACGGCGACCGCCCTTGGATCAACGTCCGTCGGAAGTGGGTGTGGTCCCGGCTCGTTGAAACCCGCCGCTACACGCCGCCGCCCGAAGACCCGCCCGTTCCCGCCCCGTGATTCCCACGGCCGCCCTCAAATACCTCACCGTTATTGACGCCGGCCTGGCGATCCTGTTCTCCATCGTCGTCATTTCCAAAAAACGAGACCCCGCCGTCACCCTGGCCTGGGTTTTGGGATTTTTCTTCCTCCCGCTTTTGGGCGTCCTCCTTTACGTTTTCTTCGGCTATCAACGAATCCGCCTTCGTCGACGCCAAACGCCGAACCCCAGCGGCCGCCTACCGTCCATTCGGGCCCCCGACGCTTTGGCCGCCGTGCCGGAACCCCTGCGCGGCGTGGCGGATTTGGCCGATCGTTTGACCGAATACCCCGTCACCGCCGGAAACCGGGTGGATGTTTTCACCCGGGCCGACGACACCGACCACGCCCTGACCGCCGCCATCCGGGGCGCCCGGCGGCACATCCACATGTGCTATTACATTTTCGAGCCCGATTCCGACGGGATTTTCTTCCGGGACCTCCTGGCCGAAAAAGCCCGGGAAGGCGTTCAGGTGCGCCTGCTCATGGACGCCGTGGGTTCCTTCAGCGTGGACGACGACTTTCTGGCGCCCCTCCGCCGCGCGGGAGCCAGGGTGGATTTCTTCGGCCCCTTCGGCACCTTCCGCCGCCCCTGGGCCTTCAACTTCCGCAATCACCGGAAATTGACCGTCATCGACGGCCACGTGGGCTTTTTGGGCAGTCAGAACATCGGCCACCATTTTTGGCGGGTGGGGTCCCGGCGCATCGCCTGGCGGGAAACCGACGTGCGGTTGGAGGGCGCGGCGGTGGAGGAACTGCAAACCGTCTTCGCCGAAGACTGGCACTTCGTCACCCGGGAAAACCTGGCCGGGGAGGACTTTTTCCCTCCGCCGGCGCCCGTCGCGGCGGGTTCGACGCTGGTCCAGGCCCTGCCCACGGGCCCCGACCGGAAAGAAAACGCCCTCGCCTTTATTTTCGTCGAAGCCCTGCACACGGCCCGGGAACGGGTGACCATCACGACGCCCTATTTCATCCCCACCCCGGCGGTGGTCCTGGCCCTGGAAGGCGCGGCCCGGCGGGGCGTCCGCGTGGACCTGCTGGTCCCCCGGCGCACGGACCACCCGGTGGTCACCTGGGCGGGCCGGAGCTATTTCGACGAGTTTCTGGAAAGCGGCGTGCGGATCTTCGAATACGGCGAGGCCTTCCTGCACTCCAAGGTGGTGACGGTGGACGGCCGGCTGGCCCTCCTGGGTTCCGCCAACATGGACACCCGGAGCTTTCTAATCAACTTTGAATTGAGTCTTCTGGTTTACGATGAAAAAGTCGTGGAACGTCTGGTGCATACTTTCGATAAAACGGCGGGCCAGTCCGTGGCCTTCGCCGCCAGGGCCGCTCGGGCCCCCGTCCGTCATTTCGCCGAAGGCCTCTGCCGGGTCCTTTCCCCCCTTCTTTAACCCTTAAAAGCCGGTTGATTGGGCTTGTCCGTCCCAGGGCTTTATTTTTTTTCGTCATCCCGGTACGGGCATAACCGGTATCCAGACCGACTCAAACCGCAGGACCCTGGATCCCGGCTAAAATCAGGCCGGGATGACGCACTTATCGACGGGAAATGCCC
Proteins encoded:
- the cls gene encoding cardiolipin synthase, giving the protein MIPTAALKYLTVIDAGLAILFSIVVISKKRDPAVTLAWVLGFFFLPLLGVLLYVFFGYQRIRLRRRQTPNPSGRLPSIRAPDALAAVPEPLRGVADLADRLTEYPVTAGNRVDVFTRADDTDHALTAAIRGARRHIHMCYYIFEPDSDGIFFRDLLAEKAREGVQVRLLMDAVGSFSVDDDFLAPLRRAGARVDFFGPFGTFRRPWAFNFRNHRKLTVIDGHVGFLGSQNIGHHFWRVGSRRIAWRETDVRLEGAAVEELQTVFAEDWHFVTRENLAGEDFFPPPAPVAAGSTLVQALPTGPDRKENALAFIFVEALHTARERVTITTPYFIPTPAVVLALEGAARRGVRVDLLVPRRTDHPVVTWAGRSYFDEFLESGVRIFEYGEAFLHSKVVTVDGRLALLGSANMDTRSFLINFELSLLVYDEKVVERLVHTFDKTAGQSVAFAARAARAPVRHFAEGLCRVLSPLL